Proteins from one Malania oleifera isolate guangnan ecotype guangnan chromosome 4, ASM2987363v1, whole genome shotgun sequence genomic window:
- the LOC131152618 gene encoding protein TIFY 6B-like isoform X2, protein MERDFMGLNLKDSLVVVKEETTDGGKDSAFIKDSGIQWPFSNKVSALPHFMSLKAAQEDRTKNIGSERLAASGFDPSHRRPPIEIQGSNQTVAFSVSNPFFKTHFATTGQNLAVGAVKQQLLGGIPVAGPHSTIHSVGSIAGFNEQRNNFKAGGSPAQLTIFYAGEVNVYDDIPPEKAQAIMLLARNGSSVTSNMMHSKAQGQAPTAKIAAGDGVLVNQSVNTPPCSALSSPISVSSNPGPQSGSGSTSSDELMAAKSTGVSTPPVSKLEPPNIVSSVAPVATTTMMPSAVPQARKASLARFLEKRRERVMSTSPYSLGKKSPECAMPGSNGMSASAASGAAAVSVSAGNKGGHDI, encoded by the exons ATGGAGAGAGATTTCATGGGTTTGAATTTAAAAGACTCCTTAGTTGTGGTGAAGGAGGAGACAACTGATGGAGGCAAAGACTCCG CATTTATCAAAGATTCAGGGATACAGTGGCCCTTCTCCAACAAGGTCTCTGCGCTTCCTCATTTCATGTCCCTTAAGGCTGCTCAAGAAGACAGGACAAAAAATATTGGATCTGAACGCCTTGCTGCATCTGGATTTGACCCCAGCCACAGACGCCCACCCATTGAAATCCAG GGCTCCAATCAAACAGTTGCATTTTCTGTGAGCAACCCTTTTTTCAAGACTCATTTTGCTACCACGGGTCAGAACTTGGCAGTTGGTGCCGTGAAGCAACAATTACTCGGAGGTATTCCTGTCGCGGGACCACATTCAACTATTCACTCTGTTGGCTCCATTGCCGGGTTTAATGAACAAAG GAACAACTTTAAGGCTGGTGGGTCTCCTGCTCAATTGACAATCTTTTATGCGGGTGAGGTGAATGTTTATGATGATATCCCTCCTGAGAAg GCTCAAGCTATTATGTTATTGGCCCGCAATGGATCTTCCGTGACTTCCAACATGATGCATTCGAAAGCTCAGGGTCAGGCGCCTACTGCAAAGATAGCAGCTGGTGATGGTGTTCTTGTGAACCAATCCGTAAATACGCCGCCTTGCTCTGCTCTCTCAAGCCCCATTTCAGTTTCTTCTAATCCTGGCCCTCAGTCTGGTAGTGGATCTACTAGCAGTGATGAATTGATGGCAGCTAAATCCACTGGAGTTTCAACCCCTCCAGTTAGCAAGCTGGAACCTCCAAATATTGTCAGTTCTGTGGCACCTGTTGCTACCACAACCATGATGCCTTCAG CTGTCCCACAGGCTCGCAAAGCATCCTTGGCCCGATTTTTAGAGAAGCGGAGGGAAAG GGTGATGAGCACATCACCTTACAGCCTTGGCAAGAAATCTCCAGAATGTGCCATGCCCGGATCCAACGGCATGAGTGCTTCTGCAGCTTCTGGTGCTGCCGCTGTTTCTGTTTCAGCTGGAAATAAAGGTGGTCATGACATATGA
- the LOC131152618 gene encoding protein TIFY 6B-like isoform X1 yields the protein MERDFMGLNLKDSLVVVKEETTDGGKDSAFIKDSGIQWPFSNKVSALPHFMSLKAAQEDRTKNIGSERLAASGFDPSHRRPPIEIQKTFNQDRQGGPYFSMAAYSAQDDVHSVHRPHNAKLFQGSNQTVAFSVSNPFFKTHFATTGQNLAVGAVKQQLLGGIPVAGPHSTIHSVGSIAGFNEQRNNFKAGGSPAQLTIFYAGEVNVYDDIPPEKAQAIMLLARNGSSVTSNMMHSKAQGQAPTAKIAAGDGVLVNQSVNTPPCSALSSPISVSSNPGPQSGSGSTSSDELMAAKSTGVSTPPVSKLEPPNIVSSVAPVATTTMMPSAVPQARKASLARFLEKRRERVMSTSPYSLGKKSPECAMPGSNGMSASAASGAAAVSVSAGNKGGHDI from the exons ATGGAGAGAGATTTCATGGGTTTGAATTTAAAAGACTCCTTAGTTGTGGTGAAGGAGGAGACAACTGATGGAGGCAAAGACTCCG CATTTATCAAAGATTCAGGGATACAGTGGCCCTTCTCCAACAAGGTCTCTGCGCTTCCTCATTTCATGTCCCTTAAGGCTGCTCAAGAAGACAGGACAAAAAATATTGGATCTGAACGCCTTGCTGCATCTGGATTTGACCCCAGCCACAGACGCCCACCCATTGAAATCCAG AAAACCTTCAATCAAGATAGGCAAGGCGGCCCCTATTTTTCAATGGCTGCTTATTCTGCACAGGATGATGTGCATTCTGTGCATCGTCCTCATAATGCGAAGCTGTTTCAGGGCTCCAATCAAACAGTTGCATTTTCTGTGAGCAACCCTTTTTTCAAGACTCATTTTGCTACCACGGGTCAGAACTTGGCAGTTGGTGCCGTGAAGCAACAATTACTCGGAGGTATTCCTGTCGCGGGACCACATTCAACTATTCACTCTGTTGGCTCCATTGCCGGGTTTAATGAACAAAG GAACAACTTTAAGGCTGGTGGGTCTCCTGCTCAATTGACAATCTTTTATGCGGGTGAGGTGAATGTTTATGATGATATCCCTCCTGAGAAg GCTCAAGCTATTATGTTATTGGCCCGCAATGGATCTTCCGTGACTTCCAACATGATGCATTCGAAAGCTCAGGGTCAGGCGCCTACTGCAAAGATAGCAGCTGGTGATGGTGTTCTTGTGAACCAATCCGTAAATACGCCGCCTTGCTCTGCTCTCTCAAGCCCCATTTCAGTTTCTTCTAATCCTGGCCCTCAGTCTGGTAGTGGATCTACTAGCAGTGATGAATTGATGGCAGCTAAATCCACTGGAGTTTCAACCCCTCCAGTTAGCAAGCTGGAACCTCCAAATATTGTCAGTTCTGTGGCACCTGTTGCTACCACAACCATGATGCCTTCAG CTGTCCCACAGGCTCGCAAAGCATCCTTGGCCCGATTTTTAGAGAAGCGGAGGGAAAG GGTGATGAGCACATCACCTTACAGCCTTGGCAAGAAATCTCCAGAATGTGCCATGCCCGGATCCAACGGCATGAGTGCTTCTGCAGCTTCTGGTGCTGCCGCTGTTTCTGTTTCAGCTGGAAATAAAGGTGGTCATGACATATGA